A section of the Leptotrichia buccalis C-1013-b genome encodes:
- a CDS encoding GNAT family N-acetyltransferase, which translates to MENIVDELTLIHNENFENKVENKYFSEMILNGQYEIYCLFNFGEENNKIIKLKKESDVDNEKVIKLRKKNNTEKKILGYIVFYGTIENTDIFEIAIKKEYQGQSFGEKLLKESMEDIVKKNINRNFSKNKFMLEVNEKNVKALKLYEKIGFEKISIRKNYYGKNENAMIMMKIT; encoded by the coding sequence ATGGAAAATATTGTGGATGAATTGACACTGATTCATAATGAAAACTTTGAAAATAAAGTTGAAAATAAATATTTTTCTGAAATGATTTTAAATGGGCAGTATGAGATATACTGCTTATTTAATTTTGGAGAAGAAAATAATAAGATAATAAAGTTAAAAAAAGAATCAGATGTTGATAATGAAAAAGTGATAAAGCTGAGAAAAAAGAATAATACTGAAAAAAAAATCTTGGGATATATTGTATTTTATGGTACAATAGAGAACACGGATATTTTCGAGATAGCAATAAAAAAAGAATATCAGGGGCAAAGTTTTGGTGAAAAATTACTAAAGGAAAGCATGGAAGATATTGTAAAGAAAAATATAAATAGAAATTTTTCTAAAAATAAATTTATGCTTGAAGTAAATGAAAAAAATGTAAAGGCACTAAAACTTTATGAAAAAATTGGATTTGAAAAAATATCAATTAGAAAAAATTATTATGGAAAAAATGAAAATGCAATGATAATGATGAAAATCACATAA
- the lepB gene encoding signal peptidase I, with product MNMILWTIFYLIVSLILMYFFFKEKYVINLLRVKEDEILKKVSLEKNEKNIMVGNMLTIVALVVTAIFFILIDRTPDSIIRIKLWGIYGVFILNVVFYVLRAEHEWIFLGNLVMMFLGRLMFNILDMNFYIYLGINVVISLILIYLFKSLPKEEITEQTILKEVTKDNKKLEKILTESKIKNESTEEIFKKIFPNENISVKERIAKEERKRSTFGKAISRIDNTMLAIILVMVIQVFYIGNYVIPSGSMEPTIAIKDRVFANMVKYRFTHPKVGQIIAFKEPMTDKVMYTKRLVGEPGTTLQIAKGKMDINKFEIANVDNKPVYPSFSGDKRKFEEDFKKYTEQVNEFNANKLQNVGGAIMTNDKKSEILEKVTPQKVYLPEGLLMNNKIYIPKKGDKVKLDKIIAINKVFGKTDDGTLVGQVDWESYYDGKGYKNITGKEFLELIKTDKNFKDIIGNDDELNANPANVLTNAYYTFTLKVEGRDEMVMPIMDFKYNDDLFKKLLNGETITLDKNYYMAMGDNTANSKDTRYFGLVSEPRIKGELLIRWWPLSRIGLL from the coding sequence ATGAATATGATATTGTGGACAATATTTTATCTTATTGTGTCGTTAATTTTAATGTATTTTTTCTTTAAGGAAAAATATGTTATCAATCTTTTGAGAGTCAAGGAAGATGAAATATTAAAAAAGGTTTCGCTTGAAAAAAATGAGAAAAATATTATGGTTGGGAATATGTTGACAATAGTAGCGTTAGTCGTAACGGCGATATTTTTTATACTTATAGATAGAACTCCAGATTCGATTATAAGAATTAAACTTTGGGGAATTTATGGAGTATTTATTCTAAATGTGGTGTTTTATGTGCTTAGAGCGGAACACGAGTGGATTTTTTTGGGAAATCTTGTTATGATGTTTTTAGGAAGACTGATGTTTAATATTTTGGATATGAATTTTTATATTTATTTGGGAATAAATGTCGTGATTTCATTGATTCTTATTTATTTATTTAAAAGCTTGCCAAAGGAAGAAATTACTGAACAGACAATTTTAAAGGAAGTTACGAAGGATAATAAAAAGCTGGAAAAAATATTGACAGAATCAAAAATAAAAAATGAAAGTACAGAAGAAATTTTCAAAAAAATATTTCCAAATGAAAATATTTCAGTAAAAGAAAGAATTGCAAAGGAAGAAAGAAAAAGAAGTACATTTGGAAAAGCAATTTCAAGAATCGACAACACTATGCTCGCTATTATTCTAGTAATGGTTATTCAAGTATTCTACATTGGAAACTACGTTATTCCATCTGGTTCAATGGAGCCAACGATTGCCATAAAGGATAGAGTTTTTGCAAATATGGTAAAATACCGTTTTACACATCCTAAAGTTGGACAAATAATAGCTTTTAAGGAACCGATGACAGATAAAGTAATGTACACAAAAAGATTAGTCGGAGAGCCTGGAACGACTCTTCAAATTGCTAAAGGGAAAATGGATATAAATAAATTTGAAATAGCAAATGTTGATAATAAACCAGTTTATCCTTCATTTTCTGGAGATAAAAGAAAATTTGAAGAAGATTTTAAAAAATATACTGAGCAAGTAAATGAATTTAATGCAAATAAACTTCAAAATGTTGGTGGAGCTATAATGACAAATGATAAAAAATCAGAAATTTTGGAAAAAGTAACACCGCAAAAAGTATACTTGCCAGAAGGACTTCTTATGAACAACAAAATTTATATTCCTAAAAAAGGCGATAAAGTAAAATTGGATAAAATTATCGCAATTAACAAAGTTTTTGGAAAAACTGATGACGGAACTTTGGTAGGGCAAGTAGACTGGGAAAGCTATTATGACGGAAAAGGGTATAAAAATATTACTGGAAAAGAATTTTTGGAATTAATAAAGACAGATAAGAATTTTAAAGATATAATTGGAAATGACGATGAATTGAATGCAAATCCTGCAAATGTATTGACAAATGCTTATTATACATTCACGTTAAAAGTGGAAGGCAGAGATGAAATGGTTATGCCAATTATGGATTTTAAATATAATGATGATTTATTTAAGAAACTTTTAAATGGTGAAACAATAACGCTTGACAAAAATTATTATATGGCTATGGGAGATAATACGGCAAATAGTAAGGATACGAGATATTTTGGACTTGTGTCTGAACCAAGAATTAAGGGTGAGCTGTTAATTAGATGGTGGCCATTAAGTAGAATAGGGTTATTATAA
- the rplS gene encoding 50S ribosomal protein L19 translates to MKEKLIELVEKNYLKADVPQFKAGDTVAVHYKVKEGNKERIQVFEGVVIRVSGGSVAKNFTVRKVSSGIGVERIIPLNSPLVEKIEVKRIGKVRRAKLYYLRNLSGKAARIKEIRK, encoded by the coding sequence TTGAAAGAGAAATTAATCGAATTAGTAGAAAAAAATTATTTGAAAGCTGACGTACCTCAATTTAAAGCAGGGGATACAGTTGCTGTTCACTACAAAGTAAAAGAGGGAAACAAAGAAAGAATACAGGTTTTTGAAGGTGTAGTTATTAGAGTTTCTGGTGGAAGCGTTGCTAAAAACTTCACAGTTAGAAAAGTATCTTCAGGAATCGGTGTAGAAAGAATCATTCCTTTAAATTCTCCATTAGTAGAAAAAATCGAAGTTAAGAGAATTGGTAAAGTAAGAAGAGCTAAATTATACTACTTAAGAAACTTATCAGGAAAAGCTGCTAGAATTAAAGAAATCAGAAAGTAG
- the purH gene encoding bifunctional phosphoribosylaminoimidazolecarboxamide formyltransferase/IMP cyclohydrolase: MKKRALISVFDKTGILEFAQFLNQKGVEIISTGGTYKFLKENGLSVIDVSEVTNFKEMLDGRVKTLHPNIHGGILAIRDNREHMDTIAKEGIETIDYVVVNLYPFFREVQTDKTFDEKIEFVDIGGPTMLRSAAKSFKDVTVICETEDYEKVMEEIENNGEVSFETKKRLAGKVFNLTSAYDAAISNFLLEEEYPKYLNVSYEKKFDLRYGENPHQSSAYYVSTTENGSMKDFVQLNGKELSFNNIRDMDIAWKVANEFDEIACCAVKHSTPCGVAVADDVFTAYKKAHDCDPVSIFGGIVAINREIDAKTAQELHKIFLEIVIAPAFTDEALEILNSKKNLRVIKCEVAKPQDKVEYVKVDGGILVQQTNRKMIDNMEIVTKKQPIEQELKDMELGMKVVKHVKSNAIVIVKDGAATGVGTGQTNRIWATQHALEHAKGDLDSLEGAVLASDAFFPFRDCVDEAAKYGIKALVQPGGSIRDKESIEAADEHGMTMVFTGIRHFKH, encoded by the coding sequence ATGAAAAAAAGAGCTTTGATTAGTGTTTTTGATAAGACTGGGATATTGGAATTTGCACAGTTTTTAAATCAAAAAGGTGTAGAAATTATTTCTACTGGAGGAACTTACAAGTTTTTGAAAGAAAACGGGCTTTCTGTAATAGATGTTTCAGAAGTTACTAATTTTAAAGAAATGCTGGATGGAAGGGTGAAAACATTGCATCCGAATATTCATGGTGGAATTTTGGCGATTAGGGACAATAGGGAGCATATGGATACGATTGCGAAAGAAGGAATAGAGACGATTGATTATGTTGTTGTTAATCTTTATCCGTTTTTCAGGGAAGTTCAGACAGATAAGACTTTTGATGAAAAAATTGAATTTGTTGATATAGGCGGGCCTACAATGCTTCGTTCGGCTGCAAAATCATTCAAGGACGTTACAGTTATCTGCGAAACAGAAGATTATGAGAAAGTTATGGAAGAAATTGAAAATAATGGGGAAGTTTCATTTGAAACAAAAAAAAGATTGGCTGGGAAGGTGTTTAATTTGACATCAGCTTATGATGCGGCTATATCTAATTTCTTGCTGGAAGAGGAATATCCAAAATATTTGAATGTTTCGTATGAAAAGAAATTTGACTTGAGATATGGGGAAAATCCTCACCAATCGTCTGCATACTACGTTTCAACTACTGAAAATGGAAGTATGAAAGATTTTGTTCAGTTAAATGGAAAAGAATTGTCGTTTAATAATATCAGGGATATGGATATTGCTTGGAAAGTGGCAAATGAATTTGATGAAATTGCCTGCTGTGCTGTAAAACATTCTACTCCTTGCGGTGTGGCAGTTGCAGATGATGTTTTCACAGCTTACAAGAAAGCCCATGATTGTGATCCAGTATCAATTTTTGGCGGAATTGTTGCAATTAATAGAGAAATTGATGCAAAAACTGCACAGGAACTGCACAAAATTTTCTTAGAAATCGTTATTGCCCCAGCATTTACTGATGAAGCTCTGGAAATATTAAATTCCAAGAAAAATTTGAGAGTAATAAAATGCGAAGTTGCAAAACCGCAGGATAAAGTGGAATATGTAAAAGTTGATGGCGGAATATTAGTTCAGCAGACAAATCGAAAAATGATTGACAATATGGAAATTGTAACGAAAAAACAGCCAATAGAGCAAGAATTAAAAGATATGGAACTTGGAATGAAAGTCGTAAAACACGTAAAATCAAATGCAATTGTGATCGTAAAAGATGGAGCTGCAACAGGAGTTGGAACAGGACAGACAAACAGAATCTGGGCAACTCAGCACGCACTTGAACATGCCAAAGGAGACTTAGATTCACTAGAAGGAGCGGTTCTGGCATCAGATGCATTTTTCCCGTTCAGAGACTGTGTAGACGAAGCTGCAAAATACGGTATCAAAGCATTGGTACAGCCAGGTGGCTCAATTAGAGACAAAGAGTCAATCGAAGCTGCCGATGAACACGGAATGACAATGGTATTTACTGGAATTAGACATTTTAAACATTAA